A stretch of Ranitomeya variabilis isolate aRanVar5 chromosome 3, aRanVar5.hap1, whole genome shotgun sequence DNA encodes these proteins:
- the LOC143818016 gene encoding uncharacterized protein LOC143818016, whose amino-acid sequence MSANEQEFVREFIEMYRSLPCLWKIKSSDYSDRYKKKDAYGKLMAVYKQHHPTETVDEIIVRKKIHALRTVYKKELNKVEKSVKSGAGTDDIYVPKLWYYDLMEFTRDQEIPRPLRSVSSYCAPATQEILPESPDEHIITVATSCSDKCLLHSFKNRKAMMARHLGPP is encoded by the exons ATGTCTGCCAATGAACAGGAATTTGTTAGGGAATTCATCGAGATGTACCGCTCCCTGCCCTGTTTGTGGAAGATCAAGTCTTCTGATTACAGCGACCGCTACAAGAAGAAGGATGCCTACGGAAAACTGATGGCCGTGtacaagcagcatcatcccactgagacggtggatgaaaTCATTGTGCGGAAGAAGATACACGCTCTACGCACAGTGTACAAAAAAGAACTAAACAAGGTGGAAAAGTCCGTCaagtctggggccggaaccgatgacatctatgtgcccaagttgtggtactatgatCTGATGGAgttcactcgggaccaggaaatccctcggCCGTTACGGAGCGTGTCAAGCTATTGTGCACCAGCAACCCAAGAGATCCTGCCAGAGTCTCCTGACGAGCAT ataataacagttgccacttcctgttcagataa GTGCCTCCTACACAGCTTCAAGAACCGCAAGGCAATGATGGCGAGACACCTCGGTCCTCCGTAA